The following are encoded in a window of Solidesulfovibrio magneticus RS-1 genomic DNA:
- a CDS encoding PAS domain S-box protein, which produces MTSNLKDHDLFLLLINLSQLNDRHLVVRIFTQAIEAMWSELILKWIEGPEHPGEPCLPVRTMSGYYGRFITMGSDAQLSAQDRQLLGNSVQMLALLLERLAQREELEGRKAQLEDEVKTRTRELNETLERYQALFASVSDPILVADRNTGILVECNEAAERFFGRSREQLIGRPQSVLHPPHTRLVNGVTEDFKRKATDPRGLEEIKLLASDGEVRDAEVTARVFDIGENKLILGVFRDITERKRAEDALRESEQRYRRIVDTAQEGIRISDECGRIVYLNQRMSDLLGYSQDQMLGRNIEDFLFPEDLEDHRQRMEDRRRGSDACYEKRLRRSDGTAVWTLVSVKSLPDATGRYDGSLAMFSDITDRKLAEEALHQEDARLRKLLEIIQYDTANTQSLLDFALGKCLELTGSRFGYIYHYDEDSQSFTLNSWSRDVMQACSIANPQSCYELSKTGLWGEAVRQCRAVIVNDFLTDNPLKKGYPEGHAQLTNFLTVPILSNKRIVAVVGVANKQTDYMDSDVIQLSLLMDATWRVVERRQAEESLRKSDERLSLALMAANDGMWDWDISSGTTYFSPRYYTMLGYQPGEFPSDFDTWKSLLHPDDVEHAIHIVSESLNNSEGFEIDFRMRTKSGDWSWILGRGRVVETDAEGHAKRMVGTHVDINERKRSQADLLSAKLQAEAANKAKSEFLANMSHEIRTPLNGILGMLQLLQTTEPNEEQNEYLTGATRSTKRLTRLLSDILDISRIEAGRMDVVETEFDIYQLQDSIREIFYTEAQGKGLVLDFIWDDELPTVLIGDEARLRQILFNLVGNAIKFTDKGEVLVEVSLLPNSNFSSVRVLFTVSDTGIGICEEHLKYIFEPFVQAEISYTKRFQGAGLGLSIVRRLVSILGGDISIDSALGEGTTVYLSLPLKIFAPKQKPLELVTHETSPPRRVPRRILLAEDDPLSSLTCKRMLEKSGYSVTAANDGQEALQRLTENDFDLILMDVQMPVMNGIEATKAIRGANNLGAKSSIPIVAMTAYAMTGDKESFLAAGMNGYIAKPVDKGALFEAIERVLHTK; this is translated from the coding sequence AACCTGAAAGACCACGACCTCTTCCTGCTGCTGATCAACCTGTCGCAACTCAACGACAGGCATCTGGTGGTGCGCATCTTCACCCAGGCAATAGAGGCCATGTGGTCGGAGCTTATCCTGAAGTGGATCGAAGGGCCTGAACACCCTGGCGAGCCCTGTCTGCCGGTGCGGACCATGTCCGGGTACTATGGCAGATTTATCACCATGGGCTCCGACGCCCAGTTGTCCGCGCAAGACCGCCAGCTTCTGGGTAACTCGGTGCAGATGCTCGCGCTGTTGCTGGAGCGCTTGGCCCAGCGGGAAGAGCTGGAAGGCCGCAAGGCGCAGCTTGAAGACGAGGTAAAGACCCGCACAAGAGAACTGAACGAGACCCTGGAGCGTTACCAGGCCCTGTTCGCCTCAGTCAGCGACCCAATACTTGTGGCCGACAGAAACACGGGCATCCTGGTGGAGTGCAACGAAGCCGCGGAACGCTTTTTTGGTCGCAGCCGAGAGCAGCTCATCGGACGACCGCAAAGCGTTTTGCATCCACCGCATACTCGCCTTGTCAATGGCGTGACCGAAGACTTTAAACGTAAAGCGACTGACCCAAGAGGTTTAGAGGAAATAAAGCTCTTGGCCTCTGATGGCGAGGTGCGTGACGCGGAGGTCACTGCTAGAGTGTTTGATATAGGGGAGAACAAGCTTATCTTGGGGGTGTTCAGAGACATCACCGAGCGCAAACGGGCAGAAGATGCATTGCGCGAGAGCGAGCAGCGATACCGCCGCATCGTTGATACCGCCCAGGAAGGCATCCGCATCAGCGACGAATGTGGCCGCATTGTCTATCTGAACCAGCGTATGTCAGACCTCCTCGGATACTCACAGGATCAAATGCTAGGCAGAAACATTGAGGATTTTCTTTTCCCTGAGGACCTGGAGGATCACCGCCAAAGGATGGAAGACCGTCGCAGGGGCAGTGACGCTTGCTATGAGAAGAGATTGCGGCGGAGCGACGGGACCGCTGTGTGGACTCTCGTCTCGGTCAAGTCCCTGCCTGATGCGACTGGCCGGTATGACGGCTCGTTGGCCATGTTCAGCGACATTACCGACCGCAAGTTGGCTGAAGAAGCACTACACCAGGAGGACGCCCGTTTGCGCAAGTTGCTGGAGATTATCCAGTACGACACGGCAAACACCCAGTCCTTGCTGGATTTCGCCCTGGGCAAATGCCTTGAACTGACGGGCAGCAGGTTCGGGTACATTTACCACTACGACGAAGATTCACAATCTTTTACGCTCAATTCATGGTCACGCGACGTCATGCAGGCTTGTTCCATTGCAAATCCACAATCTTGTTACGAACTCTCTAAAACAGGGCTCTGGGGCGAGGCTGTACGCCAGTGCCGTGCAGTCATCGTGAACGACTTCCTGACGGACAACCCTCTGAAAAAGGGCTATCCTGAAGGCCACGCCCAACTGACGAACTTCCTTACGGTTCCGATTTTAAGCAATAAACGCATAGTCGCTGTCGTGGGGGTGGCCAACAAGCAAACAGACTACATGGATAGCGATGTAATTCAACTTTCACTGCTCATGGATGCGACATGGCGGGTAGTGGAACGCCGACAGGCAGAAGAATCCTTGCGTAAAAGCGATGAACGCCTGTCCTTGGCTCTAATGGCTGCAAACGACGGCATGTGGGACTGGGATATCTCTTCAGGCACCACCTATTTCAGTCCTCGCTACTATACAATGCTTGGCTACCAGCCTGGCGAATTCCCCAGTGACTTTGACACGTGGAAGAGCCTTTTGCATCCAGATGATGTAGAGCATGCCATCCACATTGTCTCCGAAAGCCTTAATAATTCTGAAGGGTTTGAGATCGACTTCCGCATGCGAACTAAGTCGGGGGATTGGTCATGGATTCTCGGACGAGGCCGGGTGGTTGAAACGGACGCCGAGGGCCACGCAAAAAGGATGGTGGGCACCCATGTGGACATCAACGAACGCAAACGCTCGCAAGCCGATTTGTTGAGTGCCAAGCTGCAGGCCGAAGCTGCAAACAAAGCCAAGTCAGAGTTTTTGGCCAACATGAGCCATGAAATACGCACCCCTCTCAACGGAATCCTCGGCATGCTTCAATTGCTTCAGACTACTGAACCTAATGAGGAACAAAATGAGTACCTTACTGGAGCAACTCGGTCCACTAAGCGACTGACTCGACTTCTCTCTGATATTCTTGACATCTCAAGAATCGAAGCGGGCAGGATGGATGTTGTTGAGACTGAATTTGACATCTATCAACTGCAGGATTCTATACGCGAAATTTTTTACACGGAAGCTCAGGGGAAAGGCCTCGTTTTAGATTTCATTTGGGACGATGAATTGCCCACAGTTTTGATTGGAGACGAAGCTCGGCTTCGACAAATCCTTTTCAACCTTGTCGGAAACGCCATAAAATTTACCGACAAAGGAGAAGTCCTGGTCGAGGTCTCTTTGTTGCCGAATTCAAACTTTTCTTCTGTACGCGTGCTGTTTACTGTAAGTGACACGGGAATAGGTATTTGTGAAGAACATCTCAAATATATTTTTGAGCCATTTGTGCAGGCTGAAATCTCGTACACAAAACGCTTTCAGGGCGCTGGCTTGGGGCTATCCATTGTTCGGCGATTGGTAAGTATCTTGGGCGGTGATATATCAATTGACAGTGCCCTTGGCGAGGGAACAACCGTCTACCTCTCGCTGCCGCTCAAGATTTTTGCACCTAAGCAGAAACCACTGGAGCTTGTCACACATGAAACCTCACCTCCTAGACGAGTTCCCAGGCGCATACTCCTCGCTGAGGACGATCCGTTAAGCTCACTTACCTGCAAGAGGATGCTTGAGAAATCCGGCTACTCAGTCACTGCCGCCAACGATGGGCAGGAAGCGCTGCAGCGACTGACCGAAAATGACTTCGACTTAATCCTTATGGATGTGCAGATGCCTGTCATGAACGGCATCGAAGCTACAAAGGCAATCAGGGGGGCAAACAATCTTGGAGCGAAGTCGAGCATACCCATTGTAGCCATGACAGCCTACGCAATGACTGGAGACAAAGAATCATTTTTGGCAGCGGGCATGAACGGCTATATTGCAAAACCAGTAGACAAAGGAGCACTGTTTGAAGCTATAGAAAGAGTTCTACACACAAAATAG
- a CDS encoding diguanylate cyclase — translation MRQRDKDHLVRYILPYTERLRATTGRESLYFHFHLPPAVSFLRTWDVDATGADLTDIRPIVVKANKYRSPFRGIEVGPGGAAMRAIIPLNDGSGEHIGTVEAATSLENLLETTAQPYFRAMLLLDKRFESVLGQNRIRGVHGKWIVGRGFSLPQENLVLEALDNSGVPERLGNAFYRFLPLEDFEGRAIGGILLGYDSMALFKSTVSESLVFGLIFLLGAMVLWFHIYWNVARVKLFLTHLERVLGNTVSGDFSGRLDTTPVHCLDILHCTKTDCPVYHDPMRICYLETGSEALSAVSRNTCIFLSRYKHCRLCPVYARRRGDELVEMRHTVNTLVRLWGGFMGRVDQVVSGVLQTSEASQGPSSLGQVSASLEYMAGLTAFSHDIQGVYNRWEVYNILGDACQRSLGLGQFAILEFAADGLATNVAANCFAATDALCSEMFASPELCRAKRLGKPVFSEPTPALCPFFHVDPTTHVRCCLPMVMGGAVGGVMTFVTEAAAFASKRLALSIVQKYLTECAPVLTSLNLLEITREQSLRDPLTGLHNRRFLDSYVHQYEEISRRTEKRVGFLMVDVDYFKQVNDKYGHLAGDAVLKELSALDSCRCFQPVEIDLMPSTLSGPEIACIRHLDPSTRHE, via the coding sequence ATGCGCCAACGCGACAAGGACCACCTTGTCCGCTACATACTACCCTATACCGAACGCCTGCGCGCCACCACCGGACGCGAATCACTCTATTTCCATTTTCATCTGCCGCCGGCGGTCTCGTTTCTGCGCACCTGGGACGTGGACGCCACCGGAGCCGACCTGACGGACATACGGCCCATCGTGGTCAAAGCCAACAAGTACCGATCACCATTTCGGGGCATCGAAGTCGGACCCGGCGGCGCGGCCATGCGGGCCATCATCCCCTTAAACGACGGGTCAGGCGAGCACATCGGCACAGTAGAAGCGGCCACCTCCCTTGAAAACCTGCTGGAGACGACGGCCCAGCCTTATTTCAGAGCGATGCTTCTGCTCGACAAACGCTTTGAATCCGTGCTCGGCCAAAACCGCATCCGGGGCGTTCACGGCAAATGGATCGTCGGGCGCGGTTTCAGCCTTCCCCAGGAAAACCTAGTCCTTGAAGCACTGGACAATTCAGGAGTACCCGAACGACTAGGCAACGCCTTTTATCGATTCCTGCCCCTGGAGGACTTCGAAGGCCGTGCCATCGGAGGCATCCTGCTCGGCTACGACTCCATGGCGTTGTTCAAATCAACGGTCAGCGAGTCCCTGGTCTTTGGCCTTATCTTCCTGCTCGGGGCCATGGTGCTGTGGTTTCACATTTATTGGAACGTGGCCCGGGTGAAGCTGTTTCTCACGCATCTTGAACGCGTTCTTGGCAACACCGTCTCCGGAGACTTTAGCGGACGCTTAGACACCACGCCGGTCCATTGCCTAGACATCCTGCACTGCACCAAAACAGACTGTCCGGTCTATCACGACCCCATGCGTATCTGTTATCTGGAAACAGGGTCCGAGGCTCTTTCGGCCGTCAGCCGCAACACCTGTATCTTTTTAAGCCGCTATAAGCACTGCCGGCTCTGTCCAGTCTATGCCCGACGGCGCGGTGATGAACTGGTAGAGATGCGGCACACTGTCAACACCCTCGTGCGTCTCTGGGGCGGGTTTATGGGCCGGGTGGACCAGGTGGTCTCTGGGGTGCTGCAGACTTCGGAAGCCTCGCAAGGTCCGTCGTCACTGGGCCAAGTGAGCGCTTCCCTAGAATACATGGCCGGCCTGACCGCTTTTAGCCACGACATCCAGGGCGTTTATAACCGATGGGAGGTTTACAATATTTTAGGCGATGCCTGCCAACGCAGCCTGGGACTGGGGCAGTTCGCCATCCTGGAGTTCGCCGCCGACGGGCTTGCGACCAACGTCGCTGCCAACTGCTTCGCCGCCACCGACGCGCTATGTTCGGAGATGTTCGCCAGCCCTGAACTGTGCCGGGCCAAGCGCCTGGGCAAACCAGTCTTTTCCGAACCGACCCCGGCCCTATGCCCCTTTTTCCATGTCGATCCAACTACCCATGTCCGATGCTGTCTGCCCATGGTCATGGGCGGCGCTGTGGGCGGCGTAATGACCTTTGTGACCGAGGCCGCAGCCTTTGCGAGCAAACGGTTGGCATTGTCCATCGTGCAGAAATACCTGACAGAATGTGCCCCGGTTCTGACTTCGCTCAATCTGTTGGAAATAACCCGGGAACAATCCCTGCGCGATCCGCTGACCGGCCTGCACAATCGCCGTTTTCTCGACAGCTACGTGCATCAGTACGAAGAAATCTCACGGCGCACGGAAAAACGCGTCGGGTTTCTCATGGTTGATGTGGATTATTTCAAGCAGGTCAATGATAAATACGGACATCTGGCTGGAGACGCGGTCCTTAAGGAACTCTCCGCCCTTGACAGTTGTCGTTGTTTCCAGCCCGTCGAAATCGACCTCATGCCGTCTACCCTTAGTGGTCCGGAAATTGCATGCATACGACATCTTGATCCCAGCACACGCCACGAGTAG
- a CDS encoding IS4 family transposase: protein MQSAITVFAQFLSLVPKSVFFKLSQNYRPERSPRTFSPWSHFVHLLHAQLAGCKSLRDGIMGMNAASNRLYHLGVKPVPRSTFADANAKRPYTMFEALFGELYTRCLSQAPKKKFSFENKLFSLDASVVDLCLNLFPWAKFRTAKGGIKMHTVMDHDGYLPAVVTVTEAKCHEVNIAKLLKLPKGSIVVFDRGYNDYTWFRHLCKSGVFLVTRLKSNARFRVIERHRTDQATGVTSDHIIQVAVGEKTMTLRRVGYRDQETGNRLDFLTNHMTLPARTIADIYKERWQVEIFFRFIKQNLKIKSFLGNSKNAVLSQVYVALIAYLLLAYQKFMSKIGLSLHYLARLVQRNCNILDLVEPQRKSVKSNDPGQLSLLA from the coding sequence ATGCAAAGCGCTATCACCGTCTTCGCCCAATTTCTATCCCTTGTGCCGAAATCCGTATTTTTCAAGCTATCTCAGAATTATAGGCCTGAACGCTCGCCTCGGACATTCTCTCCGTGGAGTCATTTCGTCCACTTGCTGCACGCCCAGTTGGCCGGATGCAAAAGCCTGCGGGACGGAATCATGGGCATGAATGCCGCTTCCAACCGGCTCTACCATCTTGGCGTGAAGCCTGTGCCCCGTTCCACCTTTGCCGACGCCAATGCCAAGCGCCCATACACCATGTTCGAAGCCCTGTTCGGCGAACTCTACACGAGGTGTCTTTCCCAAGCGCCAAAAAAGAAATTTTCTTTTGAGAACAAGCTGTTCAGCCTGGACGCGTCGGTCGTCGACCTGTGCCTAAACCTGTTCCCCTGGGCCAAGTTCCGAACGGCCAAGGGCGGCATCAAGATGCACACGGTCATGGACCATGACGGCTATCTCCCGGCTGTGGTCACCGTCACCGAAGCCAAATGCCATGAGGTCAACATCGCCAAGCTGCTCAAACTGCCCAAAGGATCAATCGTGGTCTTTGACCGGGGCTACAACGACTACACGTGGTTCCGACACCTCTGTAAATCCGGCGTCTTCCTCGTCACACGACTCAAGAGCAATGCACGGTTTCGGGTCATCGAGCGCCACCGCACGGATCAGGCAACGGGCGTCACCTCCGATCACATCATCCAGGTCGCAGTGGGTGAAAAAACCATGACCTTGCGCCGCGTCGGCTATCGTGATCAGGAAACCGGGAACCGTCTTGATTTCCTGACCAATCACATGACCTTGCCAGCAAGAACCATTGCCGACATCTACAAGGAACGCTGGCAGGTCGAAATCTTCTTCCGCTTCATCAAGCAGAACCTCAAGATCAAGTCGTTCCTCGGCAACTCGAAAAACGCCGTCCTCTCCCAGGTCTACGTGGCCCTGATCGCGTACCTGCTCCTGGCCTACCAGAAGTTCATGTCAAAGATCGGCCTGAGCCTGCATTACCTGGCCAGGCTGGTGCAACGAAATTGCAACATCCTCGACCTCGTTGAACCCCAGCGAAAAAGTGTAAAATCAAATGATCCTGGGCAGCTATCGCTTCTAGCTTAG